The proteins below are encoded in one region of Salvelinus alpinus chromosome 27, SLU_Salpinus.1, whole genome shotgun sequence:
- the LOC139556408 gene encoding adenylosuccinate synthetase isozyme 1 A, with amino-acid sequence MSHKSCYTNPGTGGKRPRNDKGNKVTVVLGAQWGDEGKGKVVDLLATESDIICRCQGGNNAGHTVVVDGKEYDFHLLPSGIINSKAVSVIGNGVVIHLPGLLEEAEKNEKKGLKDWEKRLIISDRAHIVFDFHQAVDGLQEVQRQAQDGKNIGTTKKGIGPTYSSKASRTGLRICDLLDDFKEFSTRFKNLAQQYQAMFPTLVVDVEGQLKKLKEYAERIRPMVRDGVYFMYDAINGPPKKILVEGANAALLDIDFGTYPFVTSSNCTVGGVCTGLGIPPLNIGDVYGVVKAYTTRVGIGAFPTEQVNEVGELLQTRGHEVGVTTGRKRRCGWLDLVILRYANMINGFTAFALTKLDILDVMDEIKVGVSYKLKGKKIPYFPANMDVLEKVEVEYEKLPGWKSDTSACRKWEDLPVKAQNYIRFVENHVGVPIKWVGVGKARESMIQMF; translated from the exons ATGTCTCACAAAAGTTGTTATACAAACCCTGGCACAGGGGGGAAGCGACCTCGAAACGACAAGGGGAACAAGGTGACAGTTGTACTTGGTGCACAATGGGGCGATGAAGGGAAGGGAAAAGTGGTCGACTTGTTGGCGACAGAGTCGGACATCATTTGCAGATGCCAG GGCGGTAACAACGCAGGTCACACGGTGGTCGTGGATGGGAAGGAATATGACTTCCACCTCCTCCCCAGTGGGATCATCAACTCCAAAGCTGTTTCTGTGATCG GCAACGGTGTGGTCATTCATCTGCCAGGCTTGTTAGAAGAAGCGGAAAAAAATGAAAAGAAAG GCCTTAAAGACTGGGAGAAGAGACTGATCATCTCAGACAGGGCCCACATTG TGTTTGACTTCCACCAGGCAGTCGACGGGctccaggaggtacagagacAAGCACAGGACGGGAAAAA TATTGGAACCACAAAGAAAGGCATCGGACCGACATACTCAAGCAAAGCGTCACGTACAGGGCTGCGTATCTGTGACCTCCTAGATGATTTCAAAGAGTTTTCTACAAG ATTCAAGAATCTTGCTCAGCAGTACCAGGCCATGTTCCCCACACTGGTGGTAGATGTTGAAGGTCAGCTGAAGAAATTAAAG GAGTATGCTGAGCGGATAAGACCCATGGTGCGAGACGGTGTCTATTTCATGTACGACGCTATTAATGGACCCCCTAAGAAGATTCTGGTGGAGGGCGCGAACGCTGCCCTGCTTGACATTGACTTTG GTACATACCCATTTGTGACATCATCAAACTGCACCGTGGGTGGTGTGTGTACAGGACTGGGCATCCCCCCTCTGAACATTGGTGATGTGTACGGGGTGGTGAAGGCCTACACCACTAGGGTGGGCATCGGGGCGTTCCCCACAGAACAAGTCAAT GAGGTTGGGGAGCTGCTGCAGACGCGGGGCCATGAGGTGGGCGTGACCACAGGGAGGAAACGACGCTGTGGTTGGCTGGATCTTGTCATCCTGCGTTACGCCAACATGATAAACGGCTTCACGGC GTTTGCATTAACCAAACTTGATATCCTTGATGTGATGGATGAAATCAAAGTGGGAGTGTCTTATAAACTCAAGGGCAAAAAGATTCCCTATTTCCCAG CTAACATGGACGTCCTGGAGAAAGTGGAGGTGGAGTATGAGAAACTGCCTGGCTGGAAGAGTGACACCTCAGCCTGTAGGAAGTGGGAAGATTTGCCAGTCAAAGCCCAGAACTACATTCGCTTTGTGGAGAACCACGTTGGTGTACCCA TCAAATGGGTTGGAGTGGGCAAGGCCAGGGAGTCTATGATCCAGATGTTCTAG